One window of the Chryseobacterium sp. CY350 genome contains the following:
- a CDS encoding zincin-like metallopeptidase toxin domain-containing protein, with the protein MNSEKVGQLEETRTENEDIDPGYFYNPMSPVIYLGEEGEPKLITALFIKAIADEKEWARVMQNIRIGGDIFAIILGVITLGATSEFSALAIADLALASVDLSLMNEDVQKWLSQYPEGKWFVENWDLIYALVGAGIMSVVMIEGILTHGPALLERVKNLKNIKENYLIFTKQLEKLIAELDIYKARTATNIIEEVVITAKKNALLEKLLKPFLSSDANLEYIIEQLAKRKISVKKAGDNLYEIYYNGKLVTATDANEAGVFLKDNFWKTEKQLQEVAKMAKPHDIDKYLGGKILKESQIRKFRGDLKKRGTALILEEDILLNKSGQITNKAVVKNFKPVILDRFKFDNIYDLYNYLRRKGYAGLFDHQNKQIILTKNPTEYLIFHEMGHLKHLEEIKDIYKTLQPWQRETYVFEEIWKQRHLWTKKELQHALNYVNFERKNAGQSLIIKKL; encoded by the coding sequence ATGAATTCGGAAAAGGTGGGACAACTAGAAGAGACCAGAACCGAAAATGAAGACATAGATCCCGGTTATTTTTATAACCCAATGAGCCCAGTGATTTACTTAGGCGAGGAAGGAGAACCAAAGTTGATAACCGCCTTATTTATAAAAGCCATTGCCGATGAGAAAGAATGGGCACGAGTAATGCAAAACATACGCATTGGAGGAGATATTTTTGCCATCATTTTAGGAGTGATAACATTAGGGGCTACTTCAGAATTTTCTGCATTGGCAATTGCAGATCTTGCTTTAGCAAGCGTAGATTTATCATTAATGAATGAGGATGTACAAAAATGGCTGTCTCAATATCCGGAAGGAAAATGGTTTGTAGAAAACTGGGACTTAATCTATGCCCTTGTGGGCGCAGGAATAATGAGCGTAGTGATGATTGAGGGAATCCTTACTCATGGTCCTGCACTTTTGGAAAGAGTAAAAAATCTTAAAAACATAAAAGAAAATTATCTTATTTTTACAAAACAGCTGGAGAAACTAATTGCAGAATTAGATATCTATAAAGCCAGAACTGCTACCAATATAATAGAGGAAGTAGTAATTACGGCTAAGAAAAATGCATTGTTAGAGAAGCTACTGAAACCATTTTTAAGTTCCGATGCCAATCTAGAATACATTATAGAGCAACTAGCCAAAAGAAAAATCTCAGTAAAAAAAGCAGGAGATAATCTTTATGAAATTTATTATAATGGTAAATTAGTTACAGCAACAGATGCCAATGAAGCGGGAGTCTTCCTAAAAGATAATTTTTGGAAAACAGAAAAGCAATTGCAAGAGGTTGCAAAGATGGCAAAACCTCACGATATTGATAAGTACTTGGGAGGGAAAATTTTAAAAGAATCACAAATCAGAAAATTTAGAGGAGACTTAAAGAAAAGAGGAACAGCATTAATTTTAGAAGAAGATATTTTATTAAATAAATCGGGACAAATTACCAACAAGGCTGTTGTCAAAAACTTCAAGCCTGTGATTTTAGATAGATTTAAGTTTGATAACATATACGATTTGTATAATTATCTACGAAGAAAAGGTTATGCAGGATTATTTGATCATCAAAATAAACAGATTATCTTAACAAAAAATCCAACAGAGTATTTGATATTTCACGAGATGGGGCATTTAAAACATTTAGAAGAAATAAAAGATATTTATAAAACACTACAGCCTTGGCAAAGAGAAACTTATGTGTTTGAAGAAATTTGGAAACAAAGACACCTTTGGACGAAAAAAGAGTTGCAACACGCATTAAATTATGTGAATTTCGAGAGAAAAAATGCTGGTCAATCATTAATAATAAAAAAATTATAA